The genomic segment TAACAATAAAAGATTTGAAAAAACAACTAAACTGTGAAGAAAATATATTTAAAACACCAATTAGTCCAAATGGCTTATATCTATCAAGGATTTTTTATAAATGAGAAAATTATTTTTTTTAATCTTTTTAAACTCTTTATTTTTGATAAATAGCTTTGCATATGAATTTACATTAAATTCAAAAGATAAAAATACAATTAATAACTCAAGACAAAAAACAGCTATTTTGAAAAGATTAGAAAAATATAGTGAGTTTAAAAAAGAGACAAAAAATCTTGATATTGAGAAAAAACTAGGGAAAGTAAACTTTTTTATAAACAAGACTTTACCTGAATTTGATAGTCAAAGTGTTGGAATAGATGATTATTGGATGACACCAAAAGAGTTTTTTATTAAAGGTTTTGGAGATTGTGAAGATTATGCAATAGCAAAATATTTTACACTTTTGGAACTAGGAGTAAAAAAAGAGAGTTTGTATTTAGCAATTGTAAATGTAAAAGCTAGTGCTGGAACTCATATGGTTTTATTATATGTTGAAAATAAAAACTCCTCTCCAATAGTTTTAGACAATCTTAGCTTTAGAGTTCTTCCTTTTTCAAAAAGAGATGATTTAACTCCTGTTGTAGCTTTTAATGAGTTAAATTCATATCAATTTACAAAAGATAAATTTACACAAATTGTAACTATTGATTGGCAAAATAACAACAAATGGGATAGAATTCTAAATAGAGTTTATAAGCTTAATGAGTAAAAATGTATCTATTTATATTTTTTAGAATAAATACTTGACAAACATTGGCTCAATAAGATATAATTCTTTAGCAGTTTATATGATAGAGTGCTAAAGTTTAGAAAAAGCAGGATTTATGATAGATAAAAAAGAGTTTTTATTACAATCTATTATTAAAGCATATATTGAGCATTTAGAACCAATAGGTTCAAAAGAGCTTAAATCTATGTATGAATTAGATTATTCTCCTGCAACAATTCGTGGATATTTTAAAAAACTAGGCGATGAAGGTTTTTTAGCTCAAGAGCATATAAGTAGTGGAAGAACACCTACAAATGAAGCTTTAAAGCAGTATTGGATAGGAAAGTTAAATTTCCCTATTTCTGGTGTGAATATAAAAGCTATGGAGTTTTTGGCTAATAAAATTGGATTAACAGTTATTTTAAAAAAAGAGAAAAGTGATATTTTACAAAATATTATAAATGTCGAAAATAAGTATATAATTTTGGAGTTTACAACTTTTGTTGTAAATATAAAATATAGTCAAGCTTTATATAAGTTTTTGAGTGATTTTTTGCAAAGTTCTTTGAAAGATATTATAAAAATATCAAAAGATGTTGGTGCTTATGAGCTTTATAGTTCTATAAACCAAACTTTACAAAACAGTGATTTTGATATTTTTAACTACAAAGAGTTTTTATCTTTGGCATTAAATTTTGATTTTGATGAGTTTACAATTAATAGATTTTTAAAAGGCTCGATTTTAGATGAGTTAAAAGAAGGTCTATATTTTGATGGTTTTTTACCACAAAATTACATAGGAATTTGTAAATTCTGCAAAATCAATAACGAAGATTATAAAATATTTGTTGTTGGTGAGTTATCAAAAGATTATGAATATTTTTTTGAACAAATTATAAATTTTTAAGGAGATAAAATGAGCGAATTAAAACAAGATGAAGTTTTAAACGAAGAGATAGAAAAAACAGAAAATTGTTGTGAAAGTTCTAAAGAGTGTTGTGAAGCAAACGAGGAGCAAAAAGATGAGAGTTTGGAAGATATTATTTCTAAACTTGAAGAGGATTTAAAACAAAGTGAAGAGAAATTTTTAAGAGTTCATGCTGATTTTGAAAATATTAAAAAAAGATTAGAGCGAGAAAAATATCAAGCAATAGATTATGCAAGTGAGAAGTTCGCAAAAGATTTATTAACTCCTCTTGATACTTTGGAAATGGCTTTAAACTCTGCAAATGCAGATTTAAGTGCTGAAGAGTTACTTCCAAAACTAAAAGAGGGAATTGAGTTAACAATTAAAAG from the Aliarcobacter cryaerophilus ATCC 43158 genome contains:
- a CDS encoding transglutaminase-like cysteine peptidase, translated to MRKLFFLIFLNSLFLINSFAYEFTLNSKDKNTINNSRQKTAILKRLEKYSEFKKETKNLDIEKKLGKVNFFINKTLPEFDSQSVGIDDYWMTPKEFFIKGFGDCEDYAIAKYFTLLELGVKKESLYLAIVNVKASAGTHMVLLYVENKNSSPIVLDNLSFRVLPFSKRDDLTPVVAFNELNSYQFTKDKFTQIVTIDWQNNNKWDRILNRVYKLNE
- a CDS encoding heat-shock protein; protein product: MIDKKEFLLQSIIKAYIEHLEPIGSKELKSMYELDYSPATIRGYFKKLGDEGFLAQEHISSGRTPTNEALKQYWIGKLNFPISGVNIKAMEFLANKIGLTVILKKEKSDILQNIINVENKYIILEFTTFVVNIKYSQALYKFLSDFLQSSLKDIIKISKDVGAYELYSSINQTLQNSDFDIFNYKEFLSLALNFDFDEFTINRFLKGSILDELKEGLYFDGFLPQNYIGICKFCKINNEDYKIFVVGELSKDYEYFFEQIINF
- the grpE gene encoding nucleotide exchange factor GrpE, producing the protein MSELKQDEVLNEEIEKTENCCESSKECCEANEEQKDESLEDIISKLEEDLKQSEEKFLRVHADFENIKKRLEREKYQAIDYASEKFAKDLLTPLDTLEMALNSANADLSAEELLPKLKEGIELTIKSFITTFEKHNITKVDTTGEFDPNMHNAVMQVDSQNHESGQIVSELQKGYMLKDRLLRPSMVSIAN